Proteins encoded within one genomic window of Tolypothrix bouteillei VB521301:
- a CDS encoding filamentous hemagglutinin N-terminal domain-containing protein has product MTTILLSSRISLKTCLALVALLGISTVKRAVAQSIVPDTTMGSESSRVGSLSGIPLDIIGGGATRGNNLFHSFQKFNVDAGRTASFVSPNGIKNIITRVTGSDRSNILGKLSVSGKANLFLINPNGISFGPNASIDIGGSFMATTANAIQFSDKGLFSASTPERPNATLTINPSALLFNQISAQSIINRSLVGLEVKRNQSLLLVGGDVELIGGKLKAPNGQLSLVAVSGNGVVNLQTADNQLRLSVPESVPRANISLSQQALLDVSLPQNTVVGDSGLEPNIQLQGKRISVRDSQIFAIATGTNTAGTLTVNASESLDVLENSQLSTEALGTGLSGNLTIQTGRLTVGNGSQISTGISSSGKAANLFVTATESVNLFGTNEYGKPSGLFTNALNGGDAGDITIQTDNFVVKDGAQVSASSSGGQGGKLFVNAKSIELFGTAANANPSGFFTSTSNGGKAGDLSIKTNTLTLQGGAQISASSLGGQGGKLFVDAQSVNISGFSNAGNYSSGLYAVSQNSKGDAGELIIQTGTLIVGNGGQVSASTFGDGEGKGGTLSINASKLIELVGSSPTRQSGLLVGTANFGTAGDININTPKLIVREGAIISAKTAGLAEGGNLTIKAGEIFLQDRGQISVSSEGGSQAGNIDVTAASIRLDRQGTISTETKFGEGGNITLRARSISLRNNSNITATAGSDNAGGNGGNINIDTIILISSANSDITANAFTGRGGNINLKAQGLFLAPDTDITASSRFGTDGVVQINRPDTDPSSGLVELPANLADATQQIDTSCNAGNIQTANSLIVTERGGIPTSPYQPLIADALQVDWVTPQPDTHARSSSTRIKQTSINSGAIVEATRWVKSANGEVVLVAHAPHVSPQSSLRSLQCLKTRPSPP; this is encoded by the coding sequence GTGCAGTTGCTCAAAGTATTGTACCTGATACAACTATGGGAAGTGAATCTTCAAGAGTTGGCTCTCTTTCCGGCATACCACTTGATATAATTGGCGGCGGCGCAACTCGTGGCAATAACTTGTTTCATAGTTTCCAAAAATTTAACGTCGATGCAGGACGAACTGCGTCTTTTGTCAGCCCTAATGGTATAAAAAACATTATCACTCGGGTAACAGGTAGCGATCGCTCAAACATCTTAGGTAAACTGTCCGTTTCTGGTAAAGCCAACTTGTTTTTGATCAATCCCAATGGCATTAGCTTTGGACCCAATGCCAGCATAGACATAGGTGGCTCGTTTATGGCAACAACAGCCAATGCCATTCAGTTTAGCGATAAAGGTTTGTTCAGCGCTTCTACCCCAGAACGCCCGAATGCAACTTTAACTATTAACCCTTCAGCACTGCTCTTTAATCAAATATCAGCCCAATCAATTATCAATCGCTCTTTGGTAGGTTTAGAAGTTAAGCGCAATCAAAGTTTATTATTGGTGGGTGGTGATGTAGAGTTAATCGGGGGGAAACTCAAAGCACCAAACGGTCAACTCAGTCTGGTAGCGGTTTCAGGTAATGGAGTTGTTAACCTTCAAACCGCAGACAATCAACTGCGTTTGAGCGTTCCTGAGAGTGTTCCCCGAGCTAACATATCACTCTCACAACAAGCATTGCTAGATGTGTCTTTGCCTCAAAACACGGTTGTAGGTGATAGTGGTTTGGAACCTAATATTCAGCTACAGGGTAAACGTATTTCAGTTCGCGATTCTCAAATATTTGCGATCGCTACAGGGACAAATACAGCAGGAACATTAACAGTAAATGCTTCGGAATCACTAGATGTTTTGGAAAATAGTCAACTTTCCACTGAAGCTTTGGGAACTGGATTATCTGGCAATTTGACAATTCAAACAGGTCGTTTGACTGTGGGTAATGGCTCGCAAATTAGTACGGGAATTTCAAGCTCTGGAAAGGCAGCAAATCTTTTCGTAACTGCCACCGAATCTGTAAACCTATTTGGAACTAATGAGTACGGCAAACCGAGTGGTTTATTTACGAATGCTTTAAATGGAGGAGATGCTGGAGATATAACTATCCAAACAGACAATTTTGTTGTGAAAGATGGAGCACAAGTGTCAGCATCTAGCAGTGGTGGTCAAGGGGGGAAACTCTTTGTAAATGCCAAGTCAATAGAACTTTTTGGTACGGCTGCTAATGCCAATCCCAGTGGATTCTTTACTAGCACCTCAAACGGTGGAAAGGCGGGAGATTTATCCATTAAAACGAACACGCTCACGCTTCAAGGTGGAGCACAAATTTCTGCATCTAGTCTTGGCGGGCAAGGTGGAAAACTGTTTGTTGATGCCCAATCGGTAAACATCTCGGGTTTTTCCAATGCAGGTAACTACTCTAGTGGATTGTACGCAGTTTCGCAAAACAGTAAGGGAGATGCTGGCGAATTAATTATACAGACAGGAACACTGATTGTCGGGAATGGGGGACAAGTCTCAGCATCTACATTTGGGGATGGTGAAGGTAAAGGCGGAACCTTATCAATTAATGCTTCCAAATTGATTGAACTTGTAGGATCTTCTCCTACAAGACAAAGCGGGTTGCTTGTAGGAACAGCTAATTTCGGTACAGCAGGAGATATCAATATCAACACGCCAAAGTTGATTGTTCGAGAAGGAGCAATTATCTCTGCTAAAACTGCAGGGCTAGCAGAGGGGGGAAATTTAACCATCAAAGCTGGAGAGATCTTTCTCCAAGATAGAGGTCAAATCAGTGTCAGCAGCGAGGGTGGAAGCCAAGCTGGCAATATAGATGTTACCGCTGCGTCCATTCGTCTCGATCGCCAGGGAACTATTTCAACAGAAACAAAATTCGGTGAAGGTGGAAATATCACTCTCAGAGCCAGAAGCATCTCACTGCGTAACAATAGCAACATAACTGCTACCGCAGGGAGCGATAACGCGGGCGGTAATGGCGGAAATATTAATATAGATACCATTATCTTGATTTCCTCAGCCAACAGCGATATCACAGCTAATGCCTTCACTGGAAGGGGTGGGAATATTAATCTTAAGGCTCAAGGGCTATTTCTCGCTCCAGACACTGATATTACCGCCAGTTCTAGATTCGGTACAGATGGTGTTGTACAAATCAACAGACCCGATACCGATCCCAGTAGTGGGTTAGTTGAACTACCCGCAAATTTAGCTGATGCAACCCAACAAATTGATACTAGCTGCAATGCTGGTAATATCCAAACAGCAAATTCGCTCATTGTTACAGAACGTGGTGGTATCCCAACCAGTCCCTACCAGCCCTTAATAGCTGATGCTTTGCAAGTAGATTGGGTAACTCCTCAACCTGACACTCACGCTCGTTCTTCATCCACTCGTATAAAACAAACTTCTATAAATTCAGGAGCAATTGTCGAAGCAACCAGATGGGTAAAAAGCGCTAACGGTGAAGTAGTTCTTGTGGCTCATGCGCCTCATGTCTCTCCTCAGAGTTCTTTGCGCTCTCTTCAATGTTTGAAAACACGCCCTAGCCCCCCTTAA
- a CDS encoding NADH-quinone oxidoreductase subunit M → MLSSLIWIPVLSAAVIAFFPKVTSQIARWIAFGSSLVMLALSLFLGSQFQLLNPTWQFQEYIPWLETLGIHYHLGIDGLSLPLLILNGLLTSIAIYTTHPLTHRTRFFYTLILLLNAGVSGAFLSQNLLLFFLFYEIELIPLYLLIAIWGGDRREYAATKFLIYTAISGILILVAFLALVGMSGATSFDYNPSVSSALPLATQIPLLVTILLGFAIKTPLVPFHTWLPDAHVEASTPVSILLAGILLKLGAYGFLRFGLGLFPEAWSVLSPWLATWAVASVLYGVIVAIAQTDMKKMIAYSSIGHMGYVLLAAAAATPISLMGAIVQMISHGLISSLLFLLVGIVYDKTCTRNLNILKGLFNPEQGLPVIGTLMVIAVMASAGIPGMAGFVAEFLCFRGSFSVFPIQTLLCTMGTGLTAVYFTTLVNRAFFGRLPEAMAELPPVKWSERIPAAILAAIIILFGIQPGWLMSKSEATTSAMKLTSSELLVINQPSVDRF, encoded by the coding sequence ATGCTCAGTTCCTTGATTTGGATACCAGTACTGAGTGCTGCTGTCATCGCATTTTTTCCTAAAGTGACATCTCAAATTGCACGATGGATTGCATTTGGAAGTTCTTTGGTAATGTTAGCTTTGTCACTCTTTTTAGGCAGCCAGTTTCAATTATTAAATCCCACTTGGCAATTTCAAGAATATATTCCTTGGCTGGAAACATTGGGCATTCATTACCATTTAGGAATTGATGGTTTATCTCTACCTTTGCTCATCCTTAATGGATTGCTTACAAGCATTGCTATTTACACGACTCATCCTCTCACTCATAGAACCCGGTTTTTCTATACGCTGATCTTGCTTTTAAATGCTGGGGTGTCAGGTGCTTTCTTATCTCAAAATTTGCTGTTGTTCTTTCTATTTTACGAAATAGAGTTGATTCCTTTGTATTTGCTGATTGCTATTTGGGGAGGCGATCGCCGGGAATATGCAGCCACAAAGTTTTTGATTTACACTGCAATTTCTGGCATTCTCATACTTGTAGCTTTTTTGGCATTAGTTGGGATGAGTGGTGCTACCAGCTTTGATTACAATCCCTCAGTTTCAAGTGCTCTACCTTTGGCGACTCAAATCCCCCTTTTAGTGACAATTTTGCTGGGATTTGCTATAAAAACACCTCTTGTTCCCTTCCATACATGGTTACCAGACGCTCATGTTGAAGCATCAACACCCGTTTCCATACTGTTGGCGGGAATTCTTCTTAAGTTAGGGGCTTACGGTTTTTTACGTTTTGGCTTGGGCTTATTTCCTGAAGCATGGTCAGTTCTTTCACCTTGGCTTGCTACCTGGGCGGTTGCGAGCGTTCTTTATGGAGTGATTGTTGCGATCGCACAAACAGATATGAAAAAGATGATTGCCTATAGTTCTATCGGACACATGGGTTATGTCTTGCTTGCTGCGGCGGCTGCAACTCCCATAAGTTTAATGGGTGCCATTGTTCAAATGATTAGTCACGGGTTAATCTCTAGTTTGCTCTTCCTCTTAGTAGGTATTGTTTACGATAAGACCTGTACCCGCAATCTGAATATCCTTAAAGGGTTGTTCAACCCAGAACAAGGCTTACCCGTCATTGGAACCCTTATGGTGATAGCAGTTATGGCAAGTGCAGGTATCCCCGGTATGGCAGGTTTTGTTGCTGAGTTTTTGTGTTTCCGAGGGAGTTTTTCTGTCTTTCCCATACAAACGCTTCTTTGTACGATGGGTACGGGATTAACCGCTGTATACTTTACAACGCTCGTTAACCGCGCTTTCTTTGGTCGCCTTCCTGAGGCAATGGCTGAACTACCTCCTGTAAAATGGTCAGAACGAATTCCTGCAGCCATATTAGCAGCAATTATCATCCTATTTGGAATTCAACCAGGTTGGCTCATGAGTAAAAGCGAAGCAACCACATCTGCAATGAAACTTACCAGTTCTGAATTATTAGTTATCAACCAACCTTCTGTCGATCGCTTCTAA
- a CDS encoding CO2 hydration protein: MVTLKKLNQSSHPLKEYIHRLEAGESLLSDSLQNLQEVVGILHSYAFVLDAYSKNLLHIANNAFLEPFPLLKHMNGEATPNNLLRYAWDDRLNFEYAEYCAKTMFWHGGGSLDTYLNSLEFEQAAQEAILAKFESNLLFKSFHYLFRNFFPEQIRQLAYYSALGQFWRVMSDLFSELSQLYNRQEISSISQVTDYIQSGLTVAVKSPITYSVSIRGKLYKIIPKTAGLKFLQDVAVPYVETIFFRGTPFFGTTSYNAQARQIPQDLSEFAYGVLYADPLITGGAGIPPTLLMQDLRHFLPEYLHEVYMRSPRKEDNLRVQICRSFQKSMFCVATAAIKGLSPYPLDTKEPYQQQSNRKYLESWMDRFVASRLLNVQ; the protein is encoded by the coding sequence ATGGTTACTCTTAAAAAACTCAACCAGTCTTCCCATCCCCTCAAAGAATATATTCACCGTTTGGAAGCCGGAGAAAGCCTCTTATCTGATTCTCTACAAAATCTGCAAGAAGTTGTTGGAATTTTACACAGTTATGCATTTGTTTTAGATGCCTATTCCAAAAATCTTCTTCACATTGCTAACAATGCGTTCTTAGAACCATTTCCTCTTTTGAAACACATGAATGGTGAAGCCACGCCTAACAATTTACTCCGCTATGCTTGGGACGATCGCTTAAATTTTGAATATGCAGAATATTGCGCTAAAACTATGTTTTGGCATGGTGGGGGTAGTTTGGATACCTACTTAAATTCATTGGAATTTGAGCAAGCCGCCCAAGAAGCAATACTGGCTAAATTTGAAAGCAATTTGTTATTCAAAAGCTTTCATTATTTATTTCGTAATTTTTTTCCAGAACAAATTAGACAATTAGCATATTATAGTGCTTTAGGTCAATTCTGGAGAGTCATGAGCGATCTCTTTAGTGAGTTATCGCAGCTTTATAACCGTCAGGAAATCTCTTCCATTTCTCAAGTGACAGACTATATTCAGTCCGGTCTAACTGTAGCAGTCAAATCACCCATCACCTATAGTGTTAGTATTCGTGGAAAACTTTACAAAATTATTCCAAAAACAGCCGGGTTAAAATTTTTGCAAGATGTAGCCGTACCTTATGTGGAAACCATTTTCTTTCGAGGAACTCCCTTTTTTGGTACAACTTCCTACAATGCTCAAGCACGGCAAATACCTCAAGATCTATCTGAGTTTGCTTATGGCGTACTTTATGCCGATCCTCTCATAACGGGTGGTGCGGGAATTCCTCCTACTTTACTCATGCAAGATTTGCGCCATTTTCTACCTGAGTACTTACACGAAGTATATATGCGATCGCCCCGAAAAGAAGACAATCTCCGCGTACAAATTTGCCGCAGTTTCCAGAAATCCATGTTTTGCGTCGCGACAGCCGCTATCAAAGGGCTATCACCTTATCCCTTGGATACTAAAGAACCTTATCAACAACAAAGCAATCGTAAATATTTGGAAAGTTGGATGGATCGCTTCGTTGCTTCTCGTTTGCTGAATGTCCAGTAA